In the genome of Candidatus Tectomicrobia bacterium, the window TCAAGGGAGGAACTGGCGCGGATGGGCTGAGGCTTGAAATTCACGTTCGAACTTTCCGCAGAGAGAGGGGAGATCATCATGCCGAAGGGAATCAGCCGGAGAGAATTCTTGAAAGGCGCGGCCGCCATGGGCGCGGCGGCCACGATGGGCGGCCTGCGCGCGGAGGAGGCACGGGCGGCCAAGGGAGTTTTCCTGTGGGCCAACGGCTCCGAGGCCCGGTCCCTGGACCCGGCCAGGGCCATCACCACGGGGGACAGCCTGGCCCGCAGCTGGGCGAACGGATTGCTGCGCTTCAAGCCCGGCTTGGGGGACCCTTCGGCGTATGAGCTCGACCTCGCCGAGAAGTGGGACTCCAGCAACGGGGGCAAGACCTATACCTTCCAGCTCCGCAAGGGCGTTCAGGCCCACCACGGCGCCGGCGAGCTGACCTCGGCCGATGTGAAGTGGAGCCTTGAACGGCTCAGGGACAAGCGGCTCACCTCCATCTTCCGGGGCCGCTACGAGGGCATCGACGGCATCGAGACGCCGGACAAATATACCGTGCGCTTCCACCTGAAGGAGCCGGACGGACTCTTTCTCTCCAAGATGATGAACTTCCGGGGAGGCTACATCCTCTCGCGGGGCAAGGCGACGGACGACGTCGGTACCAACTACATGTGGAGCCCCGTCGGCACCGGACCCTTCCAGGTGGTGCAGGTCAAGCCGAAGGAAGCCTATATCTTTGAGCGCCACGAGAAGTATTTCCGGGGCACGCCGAAGATCCGGCGCTACGAGTTCCGCATCATCCCCGACATCAACACCCGCATCCTCGGCCTGAGGCGGGGGGAGCTGGACGCCATCTACCTGGCGACCCTGCCCAAGCGGCTGCTCGACAGCCTGAAGTCCGACCCGAACATCAGCGTGGACATCCCGGACTCCGACTACGCGGCCTCCCTGCACTTCAACCTGCGCATGAAGCCCATGGACGACATCCGGGTCCGCAAGGCCATCGCCTACGCGATCAACCGCAAGGAGATCGCGGACCTCTTCCGCCCGATGGCCCGGGAGCTCTACAGCGTCATCGCGCCGGCCTGCGTGGGCGGCCTAAAGCCGGAGGAGGTCCCGGCCGAGCTCCGCTATGACTATGACCCCAATAAGGCCAAGGCCTTGCTCGCCGAGGCCGGCTACAGGAGCGGGCTCCAGCTCGAGACGGCGGTTTCCCCGCTGCCCCACATCCAGCGGCCGATCCAGGTCATCCAGCAGCACCTGGCCCAGGTGGGAATCCAGCTGAAGGTGAACGTGGTCGAGCAGACGATCTACCTGCGCGGCTCCCGCCAGGACAAGTACCCGTTCGTGTCTTACGGAGGGAAGCGCTTCCCCCACGCCTATGATCACCTGTTCGAGTGGTACCATTCGAAGTCCGACGTGACCCTGCCCACCCGCCAGACGAACATCTCCCACTACGGGAACATCGGCGGCAGCGTGGACAAGCTCATCGAGGAGATGGGCCGGATCAGCGACACCAAGCGGCAGGTCGAGCTCGCCAAGCAGGCGCAGATCCAGATACTGAAGGACTTGCCCGCTTATCCGTTCTATACCCCGCTCGTGGGTTTCGCCCACCGGAAAAACGTGAAGTTCGGCTTCAAGTTCGAGGACTCGACCGTGTTCTCCTATTATATCACGGAGCAGTCGGAGGTCGCTTAGCGGACGTGCGAAAGCCCCCCGCGGGTCCCGCGGGGGGCTTTCGCAGGCCGGGCGTCAGGCGCCGTTCAGCGCCTGGCGTCCGTGCTGGGAGGCGTGGAGCATGTCCTCGAGGGTGGTGGTGCCGAGGAAGTCCACCATCTGCTCTTTGACGCAGAGCCATTTGGCGTGCAACGGGCATTCGGACCGGCCGGTGCATTCCTGGAAGCCTCCGACGCACTCCGAGAGGAAATCCTCTCCCTCGACCGCCCGGACGACATGAACCAGGAGAATCTCCCGGAGGGAGCGGCCGATGCGGAATCCTCCGCCGGGACCCTTTCGGGATTCGAGGATGCCGT includes:
- a CDS encoding Rrf2 family transcriptional regulator — encoded protein: MSFYSRPTKMAVRILTHMAADGMDQLLTVRSIARATQVPEPSAAKILQSLARDGILESRKGPGGGFRIGRSLREILLVHVVRAVEGEDFLSECVGGFQECTGRSECPLHAKWLCVKEQMVDFLGTTTLEDMLHASQHGRQALNGA
- a CDS encoding twin-arginine translocation signal domain-containing protein, whose protein sequence is MPKGISRREFLKGAAAMGAAATMGGLRAEEARAAKGVFLWANGSEARSLDPARAITTGDSLARSWANGLLRFKPGLGDPSAYELDLAEKWDSSNGGKTYTFQLRKGVQAHHGAGELTSADVKWSLERLRDKRLTSIFRGRYEGIDGIETPDKYTVRFHLKEPDGLFLSKMMNFRGGYILSRGKATDDVGTNYMWSPVGTGPFQVVQVKPKEAYIFERHEKYFRGTPKIRRYEFRIIPDINTRILGLRRGELDAIYLATLPKRLLDSLKSDPNISVDIPDSDYAASLHFNLRMKPMDDIRVRKAIAYAINRKEIADLFRPMARELYSVIAPACVGGLKPEEVPAELRYDYDPNKAKALLAEAGYRSGLQLETAVSPLPHIQRPIQVIQQHLAQVGIQLKVNVVEQTIYLRGSRQDKYPFVSYGGKRFPHAYDHLFEWYHSKSDVTLPTRQTNISHYGNIGGSVDKLIEEMGRISDTKRQVELAKQAQIQILKDLPAYPFYTPLVGFAHRKNVKFGFKFEDSTVFSYYITEQSEVA